A stretch of DNA from Nonlabens ponticola:
GTATTCCCAATGTGCGTGAAGATGTCTCAAGGCAGGAAAATGTCACTATCACTTACTATGATGAGGAGTTTAAAAAACATACAGAGACTTATGATGGACTTATCGCACGTGTTATCCAACATGAGTACGATCATATAGAAGGAATTTTATTTACTGATAAAATCTCCAGCCTTAAAAAGCGTTTGATTAAAAATAAACTGAATAATATTTCCAAAGGAAAGACTAGCGTTGACTATCGCATGCGTTTTCCTGATGTGAAAGGCCGCAGATAACTTGTGTTTTATATATTTGCGCCGCTTAAAAAAAGAACTTCATGAGTCTAGATAATATTTTATCGATCACTGGTAAACCAGGTTTATATCAATTGAAAAATAAAGCCCGCAGTGGTTTTGTAGTTCAGTCTATCGTGGACAATAAGACCTCGATTGTAGGTATGAACCACAATGTGAGCGTTCTCAAGGATATCTCGATCTACACTTATGATGCAGAGATGCCATTAAAAGATGTTTTCAATAAAATGGCAGCCAAAGAAGATCAAGGCCCAGCGATCAATCATAAAAGCAGTAAGGAAGAATTGTCTGCCTACTTCAATGAAGTGCTTCCAGAATATGATGAGGATCGTGTTTATCCCAGTGATATTAAGAAAGTAGTGCAGTGGTACAACATCTTACAAAAGAATGATTTACTGCCTAGTGAAGAAGACGCTGCAAGTGAGGAAGAATAATTCCTGCAGCTACTCAATAATAAAAGAGCTTCTACTGTGGTAGAGGCTCTTTTGTTTTTCAGCTTTCCTGCCTGTCCGGCAGGCAGGCGCGAAAGCTAACGCACGACCATCATTTCTTAAAAAACGGAATGCGGTACTGTATTCCATACGTGTAACCAACGCCTATCTCGTTAGTATCAAAAGTTCTCCCAAATCCTGGCACAAAAAGATTATCAAATCCATCAGGTTGATCTTCATTGACCAGTCTTTTAAGCTGCACGTTTGCCACCATGTATAAGTTGTCAATCAATTCTACCTTGACGCCAACTTGCAGTTCTATCCAGAACGCAGTAAGGTTGTTAAATTCCTGCTGCGCTTCAATGCTGTCAATAGGGAAATAATTATTATCCTGATTGATGTCAAATCGATCCAGCTGCTGCGAGAATGTGCTAAAACCTGTCCTAAAACCTGCGTAGATCATGTTATCCATGTTTACCCAGTTGCGATAGAGATTAAAGTCTGCACCAGCTTTAATAAATGATCCATCGGTTTCAAAATCAACAGCAGCACTGGTGCGATCTATACTTTCAGTACCTATCTCACCGGCAACATACCAACGATCTGTAAGTCTATAATCGGCTAATAGTTGGAAACCTGTGTAATCATCATCCAGAGCCGTTCGCAATGGTGAGGCAATGTCGAGTCCTATTCTCAAGCCATAGGTAACGATGTTATAAGTGGAATCTTGTGGGACTTCAAGTGCCTCTTGAGGTTGCTGTTGCTGCGCATGACTAAAGCTACACAGTATCATGAAAAGTAGGCTAATGGCGTATCTCAACATGAATATCTTGATTGTCGTTAATTTCAGTTTCTAACACGATGATGCTATCAATCCATGGATCGTCTGCATTAGGCTGTAAAGTTGTTATGAGATTTTCATAAACGCTTTTAAAGCCGCAGGCGCGTGAAATATATTCTTGATCTACCTCATATTCAAACGCTACATCATCAAAACTGTCCACTTGATTTAGAGACTGTATAAAAGTAAAGTCTGTCAATCCTTGATCGCTGCGCAAGGGTAGCGCAATAGAGTCCACCTGTGTCAAACTAGTGGCGCCATCGCGATTAAGCGGAGCAAATTCATCGCGATCTACCTCATTCACTCTGAGACTGGCTACATCCTTACGCTCACTGGGATTGAGCCTATCGGTAAAAATGACAATCATTCTGGGTGTGGTGTCATCTTCTGGAATACACAGGTCGTCACGCTCACAAGATGAGGTCGATAGACCAATCAAAGCTATAAAAATGATTATGATACGATTATTCATTGATAAGTTGCTCTAGGATTGTTCTTGTAGGCCCGTAGCTGGGACGATGAATATAGTCAGATTTTACGATCTCACCATCTTTATTGATTATCGTGTATGTTGGGAAACCTTCAATATTCAAGGCCTGCTGCATCCATACAGATTGTTCATCTTCTAGAAAATAGTGTACACCTTTAATCTCATATTGCGCGATGCTGGGTAAATACGTTTCTTTTCTGCTATTATGACATAGGTAAACAAAGTACACTTGATCTTGATAATCTGCATGCAGCTTTTTAGACGCATCTTTAAATTCCTGAATGCACGGCTGGCACCAGGTAGCCCAGTTATCTATGTAAATAACCTTACCATTTGCAGCCCTGATAAGATCATCAAGAAATGCGCTGGACGATTCGGCATTAAATTCTTCTATAATAGCCTCTTCTGGAAGTGCTGGATCTTCTAGTAATTTTTTGAGTTCATCATATCTATCAGCCAATTCCTCATAGAGCTGTTTTTCTTCAATAAAATCTTGAAGCTGCTCACGAGTATCTTCAAAGACCTTGAGGTCTTGATCATCAAAGCTGCGCATGATTAATTTATGGGCGACATAGGAGTGAAGCAGTCGCCTGTCCTCATTGCTCAAAATAAGTTTAACTGCTTTGATGTCGTTTTGAGTTTTGTCAAATATGGGTTCTTCGGATCCTTGTACGGCCGCCCGCATAGGATAATGGTACGACAAATTGTAAATGAGCCTCGATACTAGATTTGTGTTGACCAGATCATCATTTTCCAGCTCAGGAATATCAGCGACGAAATCAAAAAATGAATCGTCAGGATCTGGAGCTGGATAACCTCTATAATTTCTATAATTGACATAATCGATGAGCGTTGCTGCTGCAAAGTACTTTTCTTCGGCGCTGGTGTATTTTTCAAAAAGCGGTGTGGTTTCCAACTCATTAAACTGCTTATTGTACATGGCGACTGGTC
This window harbors:
- a CDS encoding DUF6048 family protein, translated to MILCSFSHAQQQQPQEALEVPQDSTYNIVTYGLRIGLDIASPLRTALDDDYTGFQLLADYRLTDRWYVAGEIGTESIDRTSAAVDFETDGSFIKAGADFNLYRNWVNMDNMIYAGFRTGFSTFSQQLDRFDINQDNNYFPIDSIEAQQEFNNLTAFWIELQVGVKVELIDNLYMVANVQLKRLVNEDQPDGFDNLFVPGFGRTFDTNEIGVGYTYGIQYRIPFFKK
- a CDS encoding DUF5606 family protein, with the translated sequence MSLDNILSITGKPGLYQLKNKARSGFVVQSIVDNKTSIVGMNHNVSVLKDISIYTYDAEMPLKDVFNKMAAKEDQGPAINHKSSKEELSAYFNEVLPEYDEDRVYPSDIKKVVQWYNILQKNDLLPSEEDAASEEE
- a CDS encoding TlpA family protein disulfide reductase; protein product: MNRIIMLLVGFVLLLSSCVEDQSIEYDVDAETIIAGKITVTDSTAGNAVSLRFYDYTTASMQVEDIKVKTDGSFKAIVDIKQPQEVMITAYNVMPIIAVPGDSIHINFVDHINPVEYSNSIEFKGDRSKENRLLKAYREEMSLGIDEFYDLELENGSQDLKQYLLDQRPVAMYNKQFNELETTPLFEKYTSAEEKYFAAATLIDYVNYRNYRGYPAPDPDDSFFDFVADIPELENDDLVNTNLVSRLIYNLSYHYPMRAAVQGSEEPIFDKTQNDIKAVKLILSNEDRRLLHSYVAHKLIMRSFDDQDLKVFEDTREQLQDFIEEKQLYEELADRYDELKKLLEDPALPEEAIIEEFNAESSSAFLDDLIRAANGKVIYIDNWATWCQPCIQEFKDASKKLHADYQDQVYFVYLCHNSRKETYLPSIAQYEIKGVHYFLEDEQSVWMQQALNIEGFPTYTIINKDGEIVKSDYIHRPSYGPTRTILEQLINE
- a CDS encoding DUF6452 family protein, with the translated sequence MNNRIIIIFIALIGLSTSSCERDDLCIPEDDTTPRMIVIFTDRLNPSERKDVASLRVNEVDRDEFAPLNRDGATSLTQVDSIALPLRSDQGLTDFTFIQSLNQVDSFDDVAFEYEVDQEYISRACGFKSVYENLITTLQPNADDPWIDSIIVLETEINDNQDIHVEIRH